The Lepisosteus oculatus isolate fLepOcu1 chromosome 4, fLepOcu1.hap2, whole genome shotgun sequence genome window below encodes:
- the hps1 gene encoding BLOC-3 complex member HPS1 isoform X1: protein MKCLLVVSESAEVLFYWTDPDFEQNIREQYGVTLQEGERPPAFEDSINTVFAPLIISCSTMIEKIGDTYSSFSTENGHLYILHQFGECLYIAVNGDGEESEEDLRRKIYVMRKLTEVHFGMVTLSGTLLRKELRPQDTAQRNRLWKMMQSLLETYSRLRMQDQSFLVEAVERLIHPALCEQCIEFLERRLVQQINSSVERAGEEVLHAFILVQTKLLAFYSSRNASTVKPSDLLALMLIVQNLYPINTDLEDTASEEVESSSVPEVFYTPEHSPGGSNTAGSAGRDPENAPVFQFVDPDIQMAEDSLRTLEAPPPDPSAPRRVFLEATFREGYCSMMPHSMYCRPLWPGLSLVLLTKIPNSQVAIQVYYFLEHFTSLEKKLSEEPEGSVLSRTLSALLELRGKLDKFVRALNGSDIQFSQLQNTWTEFKSKAFSRGGPVNSRELLQPCRAVKKQLCAVYRQYFLAEQAGRAQRLSPSLQEKALAMVQDKLVDWKDFLLVKSKRNITMVSYLEDFPGLVHFIYVDRTAGHMIAPSLNVTDRSTSELGKGPLAHFIKSKVWSLVGTARRYLQKGYTTVTLRDGDYYFCYFLWFENETGYKLEVIELPVLPDDSAPIGMLGVDYYRKLLRYYSKNHQTEVVKCYELLTIHLGVIPTEYILQHCCQLARKLWEPSRIPLL, encoded by the exons ATGAAGTGCCTGCTGGTCGTCAGTGAGAGTGCTGAGGTTCTGTTCTACTGGACCGACCCAGACTTTGAGCAGAACATTCGTGAGCAGTATGGAGTCACTCTGCAGGAGGGGGAGAGG CCCCCTGCTTTTGAAGACAGTATCAACACTGTGTTCGCTCCGCTCATCATCTCCTGCAGCACCATGATCGAGAAGATTGGGGACACCTACTCTTCCTTCAGCACAGAGAACGGGCACCTCTACATTCTCCACCAG TTTGGGGAGTGCCTGTACATTGCTGTCAATGGAGACGGGGAGGAGAGCGAGGAGGACCTGAGGAGGAAGATCTATGTGATGAGAAAGCTGACGGAGGTGCACTTTGGGATGGTGACACTCAGTGGCACTCTCCTGAGGAAAGA ATTGCGTCCTCAGGACACAGCACAACGTAACCGTCTCTGGAAGATGATGCAGAGCCTTTTGGAAACGTACAGCCGTTTGCGAATGCAGGACCAAAGCTTTCTTGTAGAG GCAGTGGAGAGGCTGATTCACCCGGCCCTGTGCGAGCAGTGCATCGAGTTCCTGGAGCGCCGGCTGGTGCAGCAGATCAACAGCAGCGTGGAGCGGGCCGGCGAGGAGGTGCTGCACGCCTTCATCCTGGTGCAGACCAAGCTGCTGGCCTTCTACTCCAG CCGGAACGCCAGTACAGTGAAGCCGTCTGACCTGCTGGCCTTGATGCTGATAGTGCAGAACCTGTATCCTATCAACACGGATCTGGAGGACACTGCCTCAGAG GAGGTGGAAAGCAGTTCTGTACCAGAGGTCTTCTACACCCCAGAACATTCCCCAGGTGGCAGCAATACAG CAGGCTCAGCGGGGAGGGACCCGGAGAACGCTCCCGTCTTCCAGTTTGTGGACCCCGATATCCAG ATGGCGGAGGACAGCCTGAGGACCCTAGAAGCTCCACCTCCCGACCCTTCAGCCCCTCGCAGGGTCTTCCTGGAAGCCACCTTCAGAGAGGGCTACTGCTCCATGATGCCTCACTCCATGTATTGCCGGCCGCTCTGGCCCGGCCTCTCGCTGGTGCTGCTTACGAAG ATTCCCAACAGCCAGGTGGCGATCCAAGTCTACTACTTCTTGGAGCACTTCACCTCCCTGGAAAAAAAGCTGAGCGAGGAGCCGGAGGGCAGCGTGCTCTCCCGCACGCTGTCCGCACTGCTGGAGCTCCGGGGCAAGCTGGACAAGTTTGTCCGGGCTCTGAACGGCAGCGACATCCAG ttttcACAGCTGCAGAACACCTGGACAGAGTTTAAGAGCAAGGCGTTCTCAAGAGGAGGCCCGGTGAACAGTAGGGA GCTGCTGCAGCCCTGCCGCGCCGTGAAGAAGCAGCTATGCGCCGTCTACAGGCAGTACTTCCTGGCAGAGCAGGCGGGGAGAGCGCAGCGCCTGTCTCCAAGCCTGCAGGAGAAGGCCTTGGCCATGGTGCA AGACAAGCTCGTGGATTGGAAGGATTTCCTGTTGGTGAAGAGCAAGAGGAACATCACCATGGTGT CTTACCTGGAGGACTTCCCGGGCCTGGTACACTTCATCTACGTGGACCGCACAGCGGGTCACATGATCGCGCCCTCCCTCAATGTGACGGACCGCTCCACCTCGGAGCTGGGAAAGGGGCCGCTGGCACACTTCATCAAGAGCAAG GTGTGGAGTCTGGTGGGCACAGCCAGGCGGTATCTCCAGAAGGGCTATACCACAGTCACCCTGCGAGATGGCGACTACTACTTCTGCTACTTTCtgtggtttgaaaatgaaaca GGGTACAAGCTGGAGGTGATTGAGCTGCCTGTCCTTCCTGATGACTCTGCCCCCATTGGAATGCTGGGAGTGGACTACTACAG GAAGCTCCTGAGGTACTACAGCAAAAACCACCAGACGGAGGTTGTCAAGTGTTACGAGCTGCTGACCATCCACCTGGGAGTCATCCCTACTGAGTACATCCTGCAGCACTGCTGTCAGCTGGCCAGGAAGCTGTGGGAGCCCTCCCGCATTCCTCTGCTGTAG
- the hps1 gene encoding BLOC-3 complex member HPS1 isoform X2 codes for MKCLLVVSESAEVLFYWTDPDFEQNIREQYGVTLQEGERPPAFEDSINTVFAPLIISCSTMIEKIGDTYSSFSTENGHLYILHQFGECLYIAVNGDGEESEEDLRRKIYVMRKLTEVHFGMVTLSGTLLRKELRPQDTAQRNRLWKMMQSLLETYSRLRMQDQSFLVEAVERLIHPALCEQCIEFLERRLVQQINSSVERAGEEVLHAFILVQTKLLAFYSSRNASTVKPSDLLALMLIVQNLYPINTDLEDTASEEVESSSVPEVFYTPEHSPGGSNTGSAGRDPENAPVFQFVDPDIQMAEDSLRTLEAPPPDPSAPRRVFLEATFREGYCSMMPHSMYCRPLWPGLSLVLLTKIPNSQVAIQVYYFLEHFTSLEKKLSEEPEGSVLSRTLSALLELRGKLDKFVRALNGSDIQFSQLQNTWTEFKSKAFSRGGPVNSRELLQPCRAVKKQLCAVYRQYFLAEQAGRAQRLSPSLQEKALAMVQDKLVDWKDFLLVKSKRNITMVSYLEDFPGLVHFIYVDRTAGHMIAPSLNVTDRSTSELGKGPLAHFIKSKVWSLVGTARRYLQKGYTTVTLRDGDYYFCYFLWFENETGYKLEVIELPVLPDDSAPIGMLGVDYYRKLLRYYSKNHQTEVVKCYELLTIHLGVIPTEYILQHCCQLARKLWEPSRIPLL; via the exons ATGAAGTGCCTGCTGGTCGTCAGTGAGAGTGCTGAGGTTCTGTTCTACTGGACCGACCCAGACTTTGAGCAGAACATTCGTGAGCAGTATGGAGTCACTCTGCAGGAGGGGGAGAGG CCCCCTGCTTTTGAAGACAGTATCAACACTGTGTTCGCTCCGCTCATCATCTCCTGCAGCACCATGATCGAGAAGATTGGGGACACCTACTCTTCCTTCAGCACAGAGAACGGGCACCTCTACATTCTCCACCAG TTTGGGGAGTGCCTGTACATTGCTGTCAATGGAGACGGGGAGGAGAGCGAGGAGGACCTGAGGAGGAAGATCTATGTGATGAGAAAGCTGACGGAGGTGCACTTTGGGATGGTGACACTCAGTGGCACTCTCCTGAGGAAAGA ATTGCGTCCTCAGGACACAGCACAACGTAACCGTCTCTGGAAGATGATGCAGAGCCTTTTGGAAACGTACAGCCGTTTGCGAATGCAGGACCAAAGCTTTCTTGTAGAG GCAGTGGAGAGGCTGATTCACCCGGCCCTGTGCGAGCAGTGCATCGAGTTCCTGGAGCGCCGGCTGGTGCAGCAGATCAACAGCAGCGTGGAGCGGGCCGGCGAGGAGGTGCTGCACGCCTTCATCCTGGTGCAGACCAAGCTGCTGGCCTTCTACTCCAG CCGGAACGCCAGTACAGTGAAGCCGTCTGACCTGCTGGCCTTGATGCTGATAGTGCAGAACCTGTATCCTATCAACACGGATCTGGAGGACACTGCCTCAGAG GAGGTGGAAAGCAGTTCTGTACCAGAGGTCTTCTACACCCCAGAACATTCCCCAGGTGGCAGCAATACAG GCTCAGCGGGGAGGGACCCGGAGAACGCTCCCGTCTTCCAGTTTGTGGACCCCGATATCCAG ATGGCGGAGGACAGCCTGAGGACCCTAGAAGCTCCACCTCCCGACCCTTCAGCCCCTCGCAGGGTCTTCCTGGAAGCCACCTTCAGAGAGGGCTACTGCTCCATGATGCCTCACTCCATGTATTGCCGGCCGCTCTGGCCCGGCCTCTCGCTGGTGCTGCTTACGAAG ATTCCCAACAGCCAGGTGGCGATCCAAGTCTACTACTTCTTGGAGCACTTCACCTCCCTGGAAAAAAAGCTGAGCGAGGAGCCGGAGGGCAGCGTGCTCTCCCGCACGCTGTCCGCACTGCTGGAGCTCCGGGGCAAGCTGGACAAGTTTGTCCGGGCTCTGAACGGCAGCGACATCCAG ttttcACAGCTGCAGAACACCTGGACAGAGTTTAAGAGCAAGGCGTTCTCAAGAGGAGGCCCGGTGAACAGTAGGGA GCTGCTGCAGCCCTGCCGCGCCGTGAAGAAGCAGCTATGCGCCGTCTACAGGCAGTACTTCCTGGCAGAGCAGGCGGGGAGAGCGCAGCGCCTGTCTCCAAGCCTGCAGGAGAAGGCCTTGGCCATGGTGCA AGACAAGCTCGTGGATTGGAAGGATTTCCTGTTGGTGAAGAGCAAGAGGAACATCACCATGGTGT CTTACCTGGAGGACTTCCCGGGCCTGGTACACTTCATCTACGTGGACCGCACAGCGGGTCACATGATCGCGCCCTCCCTCAATGTGACGGACCGCTCCACCTCGGAGCTGGGAAAGGGGCCGCTGGCACACTTCATCAAGAGCAAG GTGTGGAGTCTGGTGGGCACAGCCAGGCGGTATCTCCAGAAGGGCTATACCACAGTCACCCTGCGAGATGGCGACTACTACTTCTGCTACTTTCtgtggtttgaaaatgaaaca GGGTACAAGCTGGAGGTGATTGAGCTGCCTGTCCTTCCTGATGACTCTGCCCCCATTGGAATGCTGGGAGTGGACTACTACAG GAAGCTCCTGAGGTACTACAGCAAAAACCACCAGACGGAGGTTGTCAAGTGTTACGAGCTGCTGACCATCCACCTGGGAGTCATCCCTACTGAGTACATCCTGCAGCACTGCTGTCAGCTGGCCAGGAAGCTGTGGGAGCCCTCCCGCATTCCTCTGCTGTAG
- the st3gal7 gene encoding ST3 beta-galactoside alpha-2,3-sialyltransferase 7 isoform X1: protein MDDSEKGVHRPNGREQREFFLSRKKNLAVSLLLLCGCYTAVLYPAYFPREAKAWRQDGLAQRREEGLLNRSAGLLSRACRPGWSRERLRAVYPGRLPLAVPVFLRDVGGEQRLSPPLGLRGSEERAAAALRSLPQSGLAPSLAAGGCRRCVVVGSGGILLGSRLGDHIDQHDVIIRMNSAPVSGFERDAGSRTTIRLTYPEGAPHSPREYTNTSLVALAVFKSSDLDWLTGVVAQKPLGWWTRLWFWQEVVDSIPLRPENFRILNPEIIRETREVLLGLSEAPGHQGSHSKMVPTLGASAVVMALQLCDEVSLAGFGYDLQHSDTPLHYYESLHMDAIKVQVVHDVSMEKTFLRELVGATVLNDLTGGLT, encoded by the exons ATGGACGATTCAGAGAAGGGGGTTCACAGACCCAATGGGAGAGAACAGAGAGAATTCTTCCTGAGTCG GAAGAAGAACCTGGCTGTCAGTCTGCTGCTCCTGTGTGGGTGCTACACAGCTGTGCTCTATCCGGCCTACTTCCCCAGGGAAGCCAAAGCCTGGAGACAGGACGGCTTGGCACAGAGGCGAGAGGAG GGGTTGCTGAACCGCTCGGCCGGCCTGCTGTCCAGAGCCTGCCGCCCCGGCTGGAGCCGAGAGCGCCTGAGGGCCGTGTACCCGGGCCGGCTGCCCCTGGCGGTCCCGGTGTTCCTGCGGGACGTGGGGGGCGAGCAGAGGCTGTCCCCTCCCCTGGGCCTGCGGGGCAGCGAGGAGCGGGCGGCCGCAGCCCTCAGGAGCCTGCCCCAGAGCGGGCTGGCCCCCTCGCTGGCGGCGGGCGGCTGCAGGCGCTGTGTGGTGGTGGGCAGCGGGGGCATTCTGCTGGGGAGCCGCCTCGGGGACCACATCGATCAGCATGACGTCATCATCAG GATGAACAGCGCTCCGGTGTCTGGTTTTGAGAGAGATGCTGGTTCCCGAACAACCATCCGTCTGACATACCCTGAAGGGGCCCCACACTCTCCCAGAGAGTACACCAACACCTCCCTGGTGGCCTTGGCTGTATTCAAGAGCTCGGACCTGGACTGGCTCACTGGGGTGGTGGCGCAGAAGCCCCTG GGCTGGTGGACCAGGCTGTGGTTCTGGCAGGAAGTGGTGGACTCCATACCCCTCCGCCCTGAGAACTTCAGGATCCTGAACCCCGAGATAATCCGCGAGACACGCGAGGTGCTGCTGGGGCTCTCTGAGGCCCCAGGCCACCAGGGCAGTCATTCCAAG ATGGTGCCCACCCTTGGGGCAAGTGCTGTTGTCATGGCGCTGCAGCTGTGTGACGAGGTCAGCCTGGCAGGATTTGGATATGACCTTCAGCACTCCGACACCCCACTGCACTACTACGAGTCCTTGCACATGGACGCCATTAAGGTCCAGGTTGTGCACGACGTAAGCATGGAGAAAACGTTTCTGAGGGAGCTGGTGGGAGCCACAGTGTTGAATGACCTCACTGGGGGCCTGACCTGA
- the st3gal7 gene encoding ST3 beta-galactoside alpha-2,3-sialyltransferase 7 (The RefSeq protein has 4 substitutions compared to this genomic sequence) — MDDSEKGVHRPNGREQREFFLSRRKKNLAVSLLLLCGCYTAVLYPAYFPREAKAWRQDSLAQRREEGLLNRSAGLLSRACRPGWSRERLRAVHPGRLPLAVPVFLRDVGGEQRLSPPLGLRGSEERAAAALGSLPQSGLPPSLAAGGCRRCVVVGSGGILLGSRLGDHIDQHDVIIRMNSAPVSGFERDAGSRTTIRLTYPEGAPHSPREYTNTSLVALAVFKSSDLDWLTGVVAQKPLGWWTRLWFWQEVVDSIPLRPENFRILNPEIIRETREVLLGLSEAPGHMVPTLGASAVVMALQLCDEVSLAGFGYDLQHSDTPLHYYESLHMDAIKVQVVHDVSMEKTFLRELVGATVLNDLTGGLT, encoded by the exons ATGGACGATTCAGAGAAGGGGGTTCACAGACCCAATGGGAGAGAACAGAGAGAATTCTTCCTGAGTCGG AGGAAGAAGAACCTGGCTGTCAGTCTGCTGCTCCTGTGTGGGTGCTACACAGCTGTGCTCTATCCGGCCTACTTCCCCAGGGAAGCCAAAGCCTGGAGACAGGACGGCTTGGCACAGAGGCGAGAGGAG GGGTTGCTGAACCGCTCGGCCGGCCTGCTGTCCAGAGCCTGCCGCCCCGGCTGGAGCCGAGAGCGCCTGAGGGCCGTGTACCCGGGCCGGCTGCCCCTGGCGGTCCCGGTGTTCCTGCGGGACGTGGGGGGCGAGCAGAGGCTGTCCCCTCCCCTGGGCCTGCGGGGCAGCGAGGAGCGGGCGGCCGCAGCCCTCAGGAGCCTGCCCCAGAGCGGGCTGGCCCCCTCGCTGGCGGCGGGCGGCTGCAGGCGCTGTGTGGTGGTGGGCAGCGGGGGCATTCTGCTGGGGAGCCGCCTCGGGGACCACATCGATCAGCATGACGTCATCATCAG GATGAACAGCGCTCCGGTGTCTGGTTTTGAGAGAGATGCTGGTTCCCGAACAACCATCCGTCTGACATACCCTGAAGGGGCCCCACACTCTCCCAGAGAGTACACCAACACCTCCCTGGTGGCCTTGGCTGTATTCAAGAGCTCGGACCTGGACTGGCTCACTGGGGTGGTGGCGCAGAAGCCCCTG GGCTGGTGGACCAGGCTGTGGTTCTGGCAGGAAGTGGTGGACTCCATACCCCTCCGCCCTGAGAACTTCAGGATCCTGAACCCCGAGATAATCCGCGAGACACGCGAGGTGCTGCTGGGGCTCTCTGAGGCCCCAGGCCAC ATGGTGCCCACCCTTGGGGCAAGTGCTGTTGTCATGGCGCTGCAGCTGTGTGACGAGGTCAGCCTGGCAGGATTTGGATATGACCTTCAGCACTCCGACACCCCACTGCACTACTACGAGTCCTTGCACATGGACGCCATTAAGGTCCAGGTTGTGCACGACGTAAGCATGGAGAAAACGTTTCTGAGGGAGCTGGTGGGAGCCACAGTGTTGAATGACCTCACTGGGGGCCTGACCTGA
- the ankrd2 gene encoding ankyrin repeat domain-containing protein 2, producing MEEDVQWATHLVDKKEELEAKNHVKGRSRKIGLGTMDMQMLEDQKCEEAKDQGVTSMAVRKTSSDLRREIIDLGGIQNLLELHEKRKCRKKKVAPPTAQEPEGQNITGPVEVSQFLQAAAQGKIKVIEKFLEDGGNPNSYDEFKRTALHRASFEGHTAIVQKLLDKGVNVNFKDRLDSGALHWACRGGSLEVLKVLQNSGANLNVQDKLMSTPLHVATRTGHYDIVEHLICSGIKINSKDREGDTALHDAIRLSRYRIVRLLLLHGADMKVKNAEGKTPSDLVMQWQFDTKDVLERQAELSS from the exons ATGGAAGAAGATGTTCAATGGGCAACACATCTGGTTGACAAAAAAGAGGAGCTAGAGGCGAAAAATCAC GTCAAAGGCCGGTCAAGGAAGATAGGACTTGGGACAATGGACATGCAGATGCTAGAGGACCAGAAATGCGAGGAAGCGAAAGATCAGGGGGTCACAAGCATG GCTGTGAGGAAAACCTCTTCGGATCTGCGGAGAGAGATCATCGATCTTGGTGGCATCCAGAACCTCCTTGAGCTACACGAGAAAaggaaatgtaggaaaaaaaaagtggcgCCCCCTACTGCTCAAGAGCCTGAAGGGCAGAACATT ACAGGGCCTGTGGAGGTGTCTCAGTTCTTACAGGCTGCGGCACAAGGGAAGATCAAAGTTATTGAGAAGTTTCTGGAAGATGGTGGGAACCCAAACTCCTATGATGAG TTTAAAAGAACAGCTTTGCATAGAGCGTCTTTTGAAGGCCACACAGCGATAGTACAGAAGCTTCTGGACAAAGGGGTGAATGTCAACTTTAAAGACCGG CTGGACAGTGGAGCTCTGCACTGGGCGTGTCGCGGGGGCAGCCTGGAGGTTTTGAAGGTCCTTCAAAACAGCGGGGCCAACCTCAATGTCCAGGACAAG CTCATGAGTACACCGCTTCATGTGGCCACCAGGACTGGTCACTATGACATTGTAGAGCACCTGATTTGCAGTGGGATCAAAATCAACTCCAAGGACAGG GAAGGGGACACAGCTCTGCATGATGCCATTCGCCTCAGCCGCTACAGGATTGTCAGATTGCTTCTGCTGCACGGGGCGGACATGAAAGTCAAGAACGCT